One genomic region from Pararge aegeria chromosome 14, ilParAegt1.1, whole genome shotgun sequence encodes:
- the LOC120629652 gene encoding BTB/POZ domain-containing protein KCTD2 gives MADYVGDEHFCKENIQTFNNERRSSKQWVKLNVGGTYFLTTKTTLSRDPNSFLCRLIQEDSDLISDRDETGAYLIDRDATYFSPVLNYLRHGKLVINNDIAEEGVLEEAEFYNITELIRLVKERICLRERRPLKDSKKHVYRVLQFHEEELTQMVSTMSDGWKFEQLINIGSQYNYGNEEHAEFLCVVSRECGSSLNSNDIEPTDRAKVLQQKGSRM, from the exons ATGGCGGATTATGTAGGTGATGAACatttttgtaaagaaaatatacaaacatttaaTAATGAAAGACGAAGTAGTAAGCAATGGGTAAAACTAAATGTTGGTGgaacatattttttaactacTAAGACTACTTTATCTAGGGACCCAAATTCGTTTCTTTGTCGTTTAATACAAGAGGACAGTGACTTAATTTCGGATAGG GACGAAACAGGTGCTTATTTAATAGATAGAGATGCTACATACTTTTCACCAGTACTCAATTATCTTCGTCACGGTAAGCTCGTTATAAATAACGACATAGCCGAAGAAGGTGTTCTAGAAGAAGcagaattttataatataacggaACTTATAAGATTAGTGAAAGAAAGAATTTGTTTGAGGGAGCGAAGGCCTCTCAAAGACTCAAAAAAGCATGTGTACAGAGTGTTACAGTTTCATGAAGAGGAACTTACACAAATGGTGTCCACCATGTCTGACGGGTGGAAGTTTGAGCAGTTAATCAATATTGGGTCACAATACAACTATGGCAATGAGGAACACGCAGAATTTTTATGTGTGGTCAGCCGTGAATGTGGCAGTTCTCTTAACAGCAATGACATTGAGCCCACTGACCGGGCAAAAGTATTGCAGCAAAAGGGTTCAAGAATGTGA
- the LOC120629559 gene encoding uncharacterized protein PB18E9.04c, with product MSNNLENDRSVTTGKMYPIDLAPQKITIVKTMSNTEVKMAHLISGQPKTTNTSQIISHGGTGPMGLMRTAAQIISPGVASQPQMIVSGSPILQGTHAVSQGSQHIGQNSQIISPSQLIPSGQLLSPGTQIISQGTQLSMQGSTSSNTVSSSMPNTSGNGPPLLNVGGLSGAGNLVVSSSVRTLPPSVRVLPPMPQQNTRPVLSSMNVNSTGSVLVSKGVTSHVPRGLAAGASLAVRPVSNSQVPANPGVWSNNRGGRGGRALVYGCRARSPAPPGPRAPPPSSLSQPPPAPQPAQSPHSTLVTLPTTSVLTTGVISTTARGPAPRTPTPTHPAPVGPRALPLLQRNYQPTKVVGVAGVGVRGVGNSAPPQLYYEVPRPSPQQQQSNPQQQYQQSIPHQLPRPLTPYGHANTLSAQVSVNSVSTQPEVRQPQTSIQNSSVLPRPSILRKRDVEGSPTKSPALLNAVNAVNTIIGTNVASIASIGNISLGNHLNIGTVYRSENTGWEDVPSGPGGAGTGSTTISAPSSPVPDIDPDPPTPEQDLSPRKKPRKQTLINEVRQCEFPAEESVMSPPPVVPIAPPPKRPSLSSTYVCGWRSTALHFTRPSDVRRREPRARDIVAIASQKHVLTSAEGWKVHHLTAQMDDLVSLEADVGEQLVGVLRALETSASRAHSPIHTIQHTLLELIKGNIQRSKIVCEGIQEAREDILRVFKHRNFVSDILTRQADKRCFRKHRSQS from the exons ATGAGTAATAATTTGGAAAATGATAGGTCagtcacaactggaaaaatgtatCCAATTGACTTAGCGCCACAAAAAATAACTATAGTCAAAACGATGTCAAATACTGAGGTGAAGATGGCTCATTTGATATCAGGTCAGCCGAAGACCACCAATACCAGTCAAATAATCAGCCATGGCGGGACTGGACCTATGGGATTAATGCGTACAGCTGCACAAATTATATCTCCTGGCGTCGCTTCCCAG ccGCAAATGATTGTAAGCGGCTCTCCTATATTGCAAGGCACACATGCTGTGAGCCAAGGATCTCAGCACATTGGGCAAAACTCACAAATAATATCTCCATCTCAGTTGATCCCTAGTGGCCAACTTTTAAGTCCTGGAACGCAAATTATAAGCCAAGGAACACAGTTGTCTATGCag GGTTCTACTTCAAGTAATACAGTGTCTAGCAGTATGCCAAATACATCTGGTAATGGGCCACCATTATTGAATGTTGGTGGATTAAGCGGTGCTGGTAATCTTGTTGTCAGTTCTTCGGTGCGCACTTTACCACCTAGTGTTAGAGTGTTGCCACCTATGCCACAACAAAATACTAGGCCAG TCCTGTCGAGCATGAATGTGAACAGTACTGGCAGTGTTCTGGTGAGCAAGGGTGTTACAAGTCATGTACCTCGCGGACTTGCTGCCGGTGCCTCTCTTGCTGTGAGACCCGTCTCTAATTCACAGGTTCCTGCAAACCCAG GTGTATGGTCAAATAATCGCGGAGGTCGCGGCGGCCGCGCGCTTGTGTACGGATGCCGCGCGCGATCACCCGCCCCTCCCGGCCCTCGCGCCCCGCCCCCGTCGTCTCTATCGCAACCGCCCCCCGCACCGCAGCCCGCACAGTCGCCACACTCAACGCTAGTCACCCTTCCTACAACCAGTGTGCTCACTA CTGGTGTGATATCAACCACAGCCCGCGGCCCGGCACCTAGAACCCCGACGCCAACTCATCCCGCGCCTGTAGGTCCTCGAGCCTTGCCATTGTTGCAGCGGAACTACCAACCCACCAAA gtggTAGGCGTTGCGGGTGTCGGAGTGCGTGGTGTCGGCAACAGCGCACCCCCACAGCTGTACTACGAAGTGCCGCGACCTTCACCGCAGCAACAACAGAGCAATCCGCAGCAGCAATACCAGCAGTCAATACCGCATCAACTACCGAGACCGCTCACGCCGTACGGGCACGCAAATACGCTATCCGCACAAG tgaGTGTGAACTCCGTCTCGACGCAACCTGAAGTTCGACAACCACAAACGTCCATCCAGAACTCATCCGTGTTACCAAGACCATCCATATTACGCAAGCGGGATGTAGAGGG GTCACCAACAAAGTCACCAGCGCTATTGAACGCAGTTAATGCCGTGAACACAATCATCGGCACCAACGTCGCCAGTATCGCCAGCATTGGCAACATTAGCTTGGGGAACCACCTCAACATTGGCACAGTGTACCGCTCGGAGAACACTGGGTGGGAAGATGTGCCTTCGGGTCCGGGAGGCGCGGGGACAGGTTCCACGACAATCTCCGCCCCCTCATCGCCTGTTCCAGATATAGATCCTGACCCACCAACTCCGGAACAGGATCTCTCCCCGAGAAAAAAGCCGAGGAAACAGAC atTAATAAATGAAGTGAGGCAATGTGAGTTTCCTGCTGAAGAAAGTGTGATGTCGCCACCACCAGTTGTTCCTATTGCACCTCCTCCAAAAC GTCCATCGCTCAGCTCGACGTACGTGTGCGGATGGCGGAGCACGGCTCTGCACTTTACGCGGCCGTCGGACGTGCGGCGCCGAGAACCGCGCGCGCGTGACATCGTCGCCATCGCCAGCCAGAAACACGTGCTCACGAGCGCAGAGGGCTGGAAGGTGCACCATCTCACTGCGCAGATGGATGATTTG GTGTCACTAGAAGCCGATGTGGGTGAGCAGTTAGTAGGTGTGCTGCGAGCGCTGGAAACTTCGGCGTCGCGAGCGCACTCCCCCATACATACCATACAACACACGCTATTAGAACTTATCAAG GGTAACATACAAAGGAGCAAAATAGTATGCGAAGGGATACAAGAAGCACGCGAAGACATACTGCGCGTATTCAAACACAGGAATTTCGTGTCCGACATACTAACTCGACAAGCCGATAAGAGGTGCTTCAGGAAACACCGGTCGCAGTCATAG
- the LOC120629615 gene encoding uncharacterized protein LOC120629615 yields MSTFKKTTKSKFMAEDLNDLLNHSQYINGSPKTKKVKRQVKEKGFNSVSDIKATPAKKQKMFVGFDACGESRQKTLNVMNRQLQVRKQIDDSLLKDLTEVVTNLDADNDVLKENVQKLEQLTGCLMKCMQQTTAAHKDKLKAFKGVFATFKKECEETEAEHRAETEKLGSVLEEDINKLKQKLISETKRSEWENLQKSFFRAMQNNF; encoded by the exons ATGTCGACCTTTAAAAAGACAACTAAATCTAAATTCATGGCAGAAGACCTTAACGATTTACTTAATCACTCTCAATATATCAATGGTTCACCAAAAACCAAAAAAGTTAAACGACAAGTTAAAGAGAAAGGATTTAATAGCGTTTCCGATATTAAGGCAACTCCTGCTAAGAAGCAAAAAATGTTTGTTGGTTTTGATGCTTGCGGAGAATCGCGCCAAAAAACGTTGAATGTTATGAACCGCCAACTTCAAGTGAG GAAGCAAATTGATGATAGTTTGCTGAAGGATCTAACTGAAGTCGTAACAAACTTGGACGCCGATAACGATGTTCTTAAAGAGAACGTTCAGAAGTTGGAACAGCTGACAGgatgtttaatgaaatgtatgCAGCAGACTACAGCTGCTCATAAGGATAAACTAAAAGCGTTCAAAGGCGTCTTTGCGACATTTAAGAAAGa GTGTGAGGAAACGGAAGCGGAGCATAGAGCCGAAACAGAAAAGTTAGGAAGCGTTTTAGAAGAAGACATTAACAAGTTAAAACAGAAACTAATATCCGAAACGAAGCGCAGTGAATGGGAGAACTTACAAAAATCTTTCTTCCGAGCAATGCAGAATAACTTTTAA